One window from the genome of Trabulsiella odontotermitis encodes:
- the mdtC gene encoding multidrug efflux RND transporter permease subunit MdtC, producing the protein MKFFALFIYRPVATILISLAITLCGVLGFRLLPVAPLPQVDYPVIMVSASLPGASPETMASSVATPLERSLGRIAGVNEMTSTSSLGSTRIILQFDLNKDINGAARDVQAAINASQSLLPTGMPSRPTYRKANPSDAPIMILTLTSDTYSQGELYDFASTQLAQTVAQIDGVGDVDVGGSSLPAVRVDLNPQALFHQGVSLDDVRSAISSANVRKPQGAIEDGSHRWQLATNDELKTADEYKPLIVHYNNGAAVRLGDVATVSDSVQDVRNAGMTNAKPAILLMIRKLPEANIIQTVDAIRARLPELKETIPAAIDLQIAQDRSPTIRASLEEVEQTLVISVALVILVVFLFLRSGRATLIPAVAVPVSLIGTFAAMYLCGFSLNNLSLMALTIATGFVVDDAIVVLENISRHLEAGVKPLQAALQGSREVGFTVLSMSLSLVAVFLPLLLMGELPGRLLREFAVTLSVAIGISLAVSLTLTPMMCGWLLKSHKAHQPVRKRGFGRMLVAMQQGYGRSLRWVLNHTRLVGVVLLGTIALNIWLYISISKTFFPEQDTGVLMGGIRADQSISFQAMRGKLQDFMKIIREDPAVDNVTGFTGGSRVNSGMMFITLKSRDQRQETAQQVIDRLRVKLAKEPGANLFLMAVQDIRVGGRQANASYQYTLLSDDLAALREWEPKIRRALAALPELADVNSDSDDNGAEMDLVYDRETMSRLGINVEAANSLLNNAFGQRQISTIYQPLNQYKVVMEVDPVYTQDVSALNQMFVINNDGKAIPLSYFAKWQPANAPLSVNHEGLSAASTVSFNLPTGKSLSDASAAIERTMTQLGVPSSVRGSFAGTAQVFQSMMQSQVILILAAIATVYIVLGILYESYVHPLTILSTLPSAGVGALLALQLFGAPFSLIALIGIMLLIGIVKKNAIMMVDFALEAQRTGNLSPEEAIFQACLLRFRPIMMTTLAALFGALPLVLSGGDGSELRQPLGITIVGGLVMSQLLTLYTTPVVYLFFDRLRLRFARKPRQPVTG; encoded by the coding sequence ATGAAGTTTTTCGCCCTCTTCATTTACCGCCCGGTGGCGACGATCCTTATCTCGCTCGCCATCACCCTGTGCGGCGTGCTGGGGTTCCGGCTGTTGCCGGTCGCCCCGCTGCCGCAGGTGGATTACCCGGTGATCATGGTCAGTGCCTCGCTGCCCGGCGCTTCGCCGGAAACCATGGCCTCGTCCGTCGCCACGCCGCTGGAGCGGTCATTAGGGCGCATCGCCGGGGTCAACGAAATGACCTCCACCAGCTCACTTGGCAGCACCCGCATCATCCTGCAGTTCGACCTCAATAAAGACATCAACGGCGCGGCACGCGACGTGCAGGCGGCGATTAATGCCTCGCAAAGTCTGTTGCCAACCGGTATGCCGAGCCGCCCGACCTACCGAAAAGCCAACCCGTCTGACGCGCCGATCATGATCCTGACACTAACGTCAGACACCTACTCACAGGGCGAACTGTACGATTTCGCCTCAACGCAGTTAGCGCAGACGGTGGCGCAAATCGACGGCGTGGGCGACGTTGACGTCGGTGGCAGTTCGCTGCCCGCGGTGCGTGTCGATCTCAACCCGCAGGCGCTGTTCCACCAGGGCGTCTCACTGGATGACGTTCGTAGCGCCATCAGCAGTGCCAACGTGCGTAAACCACAGGGGGCGATTGAAGATGGCAGCCATCGCTGGCAGCTTGCCACCAACGATGAACTCAAAACCGCCGATGAATACAAACCGCTCATCGTTCATTACAACAATGGCGCGGCAGTGCGTCTGGGTGATGTGGCGACGGTCAGCGATTCGGTGCAGGACGTGCGTAACGCCGGGATGACCAACGCTAAGCCGGCCATTCTGTTAATGATCCGCAAGCTGCCGGAAGCCAACATCATTCAGACCGTGGATGCGATCCGCGCCCGCTTGCCGGAACTCAAAGAGACCATTCCCGCCGCCATTGACCTGCAGATTGCCCAGGACCGCTCTCCCACCATTCGCGCCTCGCTGGAAGAAGTGGAACAAACGCTGGTGATCTCCGTCGCGCTGGTGATCCTCGTGGTGTTCCTCTTTTTACGCTCCGGGCGTGCAACGCTGATCCCGGCGGTGGCGGTGCCTGTTTCGCTGATCGGCACGTTTGCCGCCATGTATTTATGCGGCTTCAGCCTGAACAACCTGTCGCTGATGGCACTGACGATCGCCACCGGGTTTGTGGTCGATGACGCGATTGTGGTGCTGGAGAATATCTCACGGCACCTTGAAGCGGGGGTAAAACCGTTGCAGGCCGCGCTTCAGGGGAGCCGGGAAGTTGGTTTTACCGTTCTGTCGATGAGCCTGTCATTGGTGGCGGTCTTTTTACCGCTGCTGCTGATGGGCGAACTGCCGGGCCGGTTATTGCGTGAGTTTGCGGTGACGCTATCGGTCGCGATCGGGATTTCGCTGGCGGTATCATTAACCCTGACGCCCATGATGTGCGGCTGGCTGCTGAAAAGCCATAAGGCGCACCAGCCGGTGCGCAAACGCGGTTTTGGCCGGATGCTGGTAGCGATGCAGCAGGGGTATGGCCGCTCGCTGCGCTGGGTGCTGAACCATACCCGGCTGGTCGGGGTGGTGCTGTTGGGCACCATTGCGCTCAATATCTGGCTTTACATCTCCATTTCGAAAACCTTCTTTCCGGAGCAGGATACCGGCGTGCTGATGGGCGGTATTCGGGCAGATCAGAGCATCTCTTTCCAGGCCATGCGCGGCAAACTTCAGGACTTCATGAAAATCATCCGTGAAGATCCCGCCGTTGATAACGTCACTGGTTTTACCGGCGGCTCGCGGGTCAACAGTGGCATGATGTTTATCACCCTGAAATCCCGCGACCAGCGTCAGGAAACCGCACAGCAGGTGATCGACAGGCTACGCGTTAAGCTGGCGAAAGAGCCCGGGGCGAATCTGTTTCTGATGGCGGTGCAGGATATCCGCGTGGGCGGGCGTCAGGCCAACGCCAGCTATCAGTATACCCTGCTGTCAGATGACCTCGCCGCTCTACGAGAGTGGGAGCCGAAAATCCGCCGGGCGCTGGCGGCGTTGCCGGAACTGGCAGACGTCAACTCCGACAGCGATGACAACGGCGCCGAGATGGATCTGGTTTACGATCGTGAAACCATGTCGCGGCTTGGCATCAACGTGGAAGCGGCAAACAGCCTGCTGAATAACGCCTTCGGCCAGCGTCAGATCTCGACCATTTATCAACCGCTGAACCAGTACAAAGTGGTGATGGAGGTGGATCCGGTCTACACCCAGGACGTCAGTGCGCTGAATCAGATGTTCGTGATTAATAACGACGGCAAAGCAATTCCGCTCTCGTATTTTGCCAAATGGCAGCCTGCCAACGCGCCGCTGTCGGTGAATCATGAGGGGCTTTCCGCTGCCTCCACCGTCTCCTTTAACCTGCCGACCGGGAAATCGCTGTCTGATGCCAGCGCAGCCATTGAACGCACGATGACGCAACTGGGTGTACCATCAAGCGTGCGTGGCAGTTTTGCTGGCACGGCGCAGGTTTTCCAGTCGATGATGCAATCGCAGGTGATCCTGATTCTGGCCGCCATCGCGACGGTCTATATCGTGCTGGGGATCCTGTACGAGAGCTATGTACACCCGCTGACCATTCTTTCCACGCTGCCGTCGGCGGGAGTCGGCGCGCTGCTGGCGTTACAACTTTTCGGCGCCCCATTTAGCTTAATCGCCCTGATTGGTATCATGCTGCTTATTGGTATCGTCAAAAAGAATGCCATCATGATGGTCGACTTTGCGCTTGAGGCGCAACGCACCGGCAATCTGTCGCCTGAGGAGGCTATTTTTCAGGCCTGCCTGTTGCGTTTCCGGCCGATTATGATGACCACGCTGGCGGCGCTGTTTGGCGCGTTGCCGTTAGTGTTATCCGGCGGCGATGGCTCCGAACTGCGCCAGCCGCTGGGGATTACCATTGTGGGTGGCCTGGTGATGAGCCAGCTACTGACGCTGTACACCACGCCGGTGGTGTATCTTTTCTTTGATCGTCTGCGTTTGCGCTTTGCCCGCAAACCCCGACAACCTGTGACCGGGTGA
- a CDS encoding MFS transporter produces the protein MVDLPRSVRWQLWIVAFGFFMQSLDTTIVNTALPSMAKSLGENPLHMHMVIVSYVLTVAVMLPASGWLADRVGVRNVFFTAIVLFTAGSLFCAQSSTLNELVMARVLQGVGGSMMVPVGRLTVMKIVPRDQYMAAMTFVTLPGQVGPLMGPALGGILVEYASWNWIFLINIPVGIIGAIATLMLMPNYTLQTRRFDVSGFILLVIGMATLTLALDGQKGLGLSPLMLGILVTVGLFSILFYLWHARDNDTALFSLKLFRTPTFSLGLGGSFAGRIGSGMLPFMTPVFLQIGLGFSPFHAGLMMIPMVIGSMGMKRIIVQVVNRFGYRRVLVASTLGLALVSLLFMTVALLGWYYLLPVVLFVQGMVNSTRFSTMNTMTLKDLPDEYASSGNSLLSMIMQLSMSIGVTVAGLLLGLYGQQHVATDTSATHHIFLYTYLSMAVIIALPALIFRHVPDDITKNVVINRRKRRES, from the coding sequence ATGGTAGATCTTCCGCGTAGCGTTCGCTGGCAGCTATGGATTGTGGCCTTCGGCTTCTTTATGCAGTCGCTGGATACCACTATCGTCAACACTGCCCTCCCCTCGATGGCGAAAAGCCTCGGGGAGAATCCGTTGCACATGCATATGGTGATTGTCTCGTATGTCCTGACCGTCGCCGTGATGCTGCCTGCCAGCGGCTGGCTCGCTGACCGCGTCGGTGTGCGAAACGTCTTTTTCACCGCCATTGTCCTGTTTACCGCCGGTTCGTTGTTCTGCGCGCAATCCAGTACGCTGAATGAGCTGGTGATGGCCCGTGTGTTGCAGGGCGTGGGCGGTTCGATGATGGTGCCGGTCGGGCGTTTAACGGTGATGAAAATCGTCCCGCGCGATCAGTACATGGCGGCGATGACCTTCGTGACGCTTCCCGGACAGGTAGGGCCATTGATGGGACCGGCCCTCGGCGGGATCCTGGTGGAATACGCCTCCTGGAACTGGATTTTTCTCATCAATATTCCGGTCGGGATTATTGGCGCGATTGCCACACTGATGCTGATGCCCAACTACACGTTGCAGACGCGGCGCTTTGATGTGTCGGGCTTTATTTTGCTGGTGATTGGCATGGCGACACTGACGCTGGCGCTCGACGGGCAAAAAGGACTCGGTCTGTCGCCACTGATGCTCGGCATACTGGTCACCGTCGGGCTGTTTTCCATTCTGTTTTATCTCTGGCATGCGCGTGACAACGACACGGCGCTGTTCAGCCTCAAGCTGTTCCGTACGCCGACGTTTTCTCTTGGGCTTGGCGGCAGCTTCGCCGGGCGTATCGGTAGCGGCATGCTGCCGTTTATGACGCCGGTATTCCTGCAAATCGGCCTTGGCTTCTCGCCGTTTCATGCCGGGTTGATGATGATCCCGATGGTCATTGGCAGCATGGGCATGAAACGTATTATCGTGCAGGTGGTCAACCGCTTCGGTTATCGCCGGGTGCTGGTGGCGTCAACGCTGGGGCTGGCGCTGGTCAGCCTGCTGTTCATGACGGTTGCGCTGCTGGGCTGGTATTACCTGCTGCCGGTGGTGCTGTTTGTGCAGGGAATGGTGAACTCCACCCGCTTCTCCACCATGAACACCATGACGCTGAAAGATTTACCGGACGAATATGCCAGCAGCGGCAACAGCCTGTTGTCGATGATCATGCAGTTGTCGATGAGTATTGGCGTCACCGTCGCCGGGTTGTTGCTCGGGCTTTATGGTCAGCAACATGTCGCTACCGACACCAGCGCCACGCATCATATTTTTCTCTACACCTACCTCAGCATGGCGGTGATCATTGCGCTGCCGGCACTGATTTTCAGGCATGTCCCCGACGACATCACCAAAAACGTGGTGATAAACCGACGTAAAAGGAGGGAATCGTGA
- the baeS gene encoding two-component system sensor histidine kinase BaeS encodes MKFWRPGITGKLFLAIFATCIVLLVTMHWAVRLSFEHGFIDYIKRGNEQRLQLLGDALGEQYALHGNWRFLRNNDRFVFQILRSLEHDGGDDRPGPGMPPHGWRTQFWVVDQDAHVLVGPRAPVPPDGTRRAIVVNGAEVGAVIASPVERLTRNTDINFDRQQKRTSWLIVALSTLLAALATFPLARGLLAPVKRLVEGTHQLAAGNFSTRVTATGADELGKLAQDFNQLASTLERNQQMRRDFMADISHELRTPLAVLRGELEAIQDGVRQFTPESVASLQAEVATLTKLVEDLHQLSMSDEGALAYQKATVDVVTLLEMAAGAFRERFASRGLSIAFSLPETITVFGDRDRLMQLFNNLLENSLRYTDSGGKLLISAVTENHTVTIDFADSAPGVTDEQLNLLCERFYRTEGSRNRASGGSGLGLAICMNIVEAHGGTLNATHSPFGGVSIKVELPLERDLPRDV; translated from the coding sequence GTGAAATTCTGGCGTCCGGGGATCACCGGTAAACTGTTTCTCGCTATTTTTGCCACCTGCATTGTACTGCTGGTCACCATGCACTGGGCGGTGCGGCTGAGCTTTGAACACGGCTTTATTGATTACATCAAGCGCGGCAACGAACAGCGCCTGCAACTGCTGGGCGATGCGCTCGGCGAGCAGTATGCGCTGCACGGCAACTGGCGTTTTTTGCGCAATAATGATCGCTTTGTCTTCCAGATACTGCGCTCGCTCGAGCACGATGGGGGCGATGATCGCCCCGGTCCTGGCATGCCGCCGCACGGCTGGCGGACGCAATTCTGGGTAGTTGATCAGGATGCCCATGTGTTAGTTGGCCCGCGCGCGCCCGTTCCACCGGATGGCACCCGGCGCGCGATTGTCGTCAACGGTGCCGAGGTGGGCGCGGTGATCGCCTCCCCCGTTGAGCGCCTGACGCGCAACACCGACATCAATTTCGACCGTCAGCAAAAGCGCACCAGTTGGCTCATCGTCGCGCTCTCCACGCTACTGGCGGCGCTGGCGACCTTCCCGCTGGCTCGTGGTCTGCTGGCGCCAGTGAAACGGCTGGTGGAAGGTACCCATCAGCTGGCGGCAGGGAATTTTTCCACCCGCGTCACCGCCACCGGTGCTGATGAGCTGGGAAAACTGGCGCAGGATTTTAACCAGCTCGCCAGCACGCTGGAACGCAATCAACAGATGCGTCGCGATTTTATGGCCGATATTTCCCACGAGCTGCGCACCCCGCTGGCGGTACTGCGCGGTGAACTGGAAGCCATTCAGGATGGCGTGCGTCAGTTTACGCCGGAGTCCGTCGCGTCATTGCAGGCGGAAGTCGCCACGCTGACTAAACTGGTGGAAGACCTGCACCAGTTGTCAATGTCCGACGAAGGCGCGCTGGCGTACCAGAAAGCCACCGTTGATGTGGTGACGCTGCTGGAGATGGCGGCGGGCGCTTTCCGCGAACGGTTTGCCAGCCGCGGGCTGTCCATCGCCTTTTCGCTGCCGGAAACCATCACCGTGTTCGGTGACCGCGACCGCCTGATGCAACTCTTCAACAACCTGCTGGAAAACAGCCTGCGCTACACCGACAGCGGCGGTAAGCTGCTGATTAGCGCAGTGACGGAAAATCATACCGTCACCATTGATTTCGCCGACAGCGCGCCCGGCGTCACTGACGAACAGCTGAATTTACTTTGCGAGCGCTTTTACCGTACCGAAGGGTCGCGCAATCGCGCCAGCGGCGGCTCCGGCCTGGGTCTGGCGATTTGCATGAACATCGTCGAGGCGCACGGCGGCACGCTCAACGCCACGCATTCGCCTTTTGGCGGGGTTAGCATTAAAGTAGAGCTACCGTTGGAACGCGATTTACCGAGAGACGTATGA
- the baeR gene encoding two-component system response regulator BaeR, protein MTTLPIDDNAPRILIVEDEPKLGQLLIDYLQAANYAPTLISHGDKVLSYVHQTPPDLILLDLMLPGTDGLTLCREIRRFSEVPVVMVTAKIEEIDRLLGLEIGADDYICKPYSPREVVARVKTILRRCKPKRELQALDAESPLIVDEGRFQASWQNKLLDLTPAEFRLLKTLSSEPGKVFSREQLLNNLYDDYRVVTDRTIDSHIKNLRRKLEALDAEQSFIRAVYGVGYRWEADACRIG, encoded by the coding sequence ATGACCACGCTACCCATTGATGACAACGCACCACGGATTTTGATCGTGGAAGATGAACCCAAGCTGGGGCAGTTGCTGATCGACTATCTGCAGGCGGCGAACTACGCGCCGACGCTTATCAGTCATGGCGACAAAGTGCTGTCGTATGTGCATCAGACGCCGCCCGATCTCATCCTGCTGGATCTGATGCTGCCCGGCACCGACGGCCTGACGCTGTGTCGCGAAATTCGTCGTTTCTCGGAAGTGCCGGTGGTGATGGTGACCGCCAAAATTGAAGAAATCGACCGCCTGCTGGGGCTGGAAATTGGCGCTGACGACTACATCTGCAAACCCTACAGCCCGCGCGAAGTGGTCGCCCGCGTGAAGACCATTTTGCGTCGTTGCAAACCGAAGCGTGAGTTGCAGGCGCTGGATGCCGAAAGCCCGCTGATTGTTGATGAAGGCCGTTTTCAGGCGTCATGGCAGAACAAGTTGCTGGATTTAACCCCCGCCGAATTTCGCCTGTTGAAAACGCTCTCCAGCGAGCCGGGGAAAGTCTTCTCCCGCGAGCAACTGCTCAACAACCTGTACGACGATTACCGCGTAGTGACTGACCGCACCATCGACAGCCACATCAAAAACCTGCGCCGTAAACTGGAGGCGCTGGATGCTGAGCAGTCATTCATTCGCGCCGTGTATGGTGTTGGTTATCGCTGGGAGGCGGACGCCTGCCGTATCGGCTAG
- the yegQ gene encoding tRNA 5-hydroxyuridine modification protein YegQ, with product MFKPELLSPAGTLKNMRYAFAYGADAVYAGQPRYSLRVRNNEFNHENLQLGINEAHALGKKFYVVVNIAPHNAKLKTFIRDLKPVVEMGPDALIMSDPGLIMLVREHFPEMSIHLSVQANAVNWATVRFWKQMGLTRVILSRELSLEEIEEIRNQVPDMEIEIFVHGALCMAYSGRCLLSGYINKRDPNQGTCTNACRWEYNVQEGKEDDVGNIVHKYEPIPVQNVEPTLGIGAPTDKVFMIEEAQRPGEYMTAFEDEHGTYIMNSKDLRAIAHVERLTHMGVHSLKIEGRTKSFYYCARTAQVYRKAIDDAAAGKPFDTSLLETLEGLAHRGYTEGFLRRHTHDDYQNYEYGYSVSERQQFVGEFTGERNGALAAVAVKNKFSVGDSLELMTPQGNVNFTLEHMENAKGETMPIAPGDGYTVWLPVPEELVLDYALLMRNFAGQSTRNPHGK from the coding sequence ATGTTTAAACCGGAACTCCTTTCCCCGGCGGGAACGCTGAAAAATATGCGTTACGCGTTTGCCTATGGCGCCGATGCCGTTTATGCGGGCCAGCCGCGCTACTCCTTGCGTGTACGCAACAACGAATTCAATCACGAAAACCTTCAGCTTGGCATTAACGAAGCTCATGCGCTCGGCAAAAAATTCTACGTGGTGGTTAACATCGCGCCGCATAACGCCAAGCTGAAAACGTTCATTCGTGATCTGAAACCAGTGGTGGAAATGGGACCGGATGCGCTGATTATGTCCGATCCGGGGCTGATTATGCTGGTACGCGAGCACTTCCCGGAGATGTCCATCCACCTTTCCGTCCAGGCCAACGCCGTTAACTGGGCAACCGTGAGATTCTGGAAGCAGATGGGCCTGACCCGCGTGATCCTCTCCCGCGAACTGTCGCTGGAAGAAATCGAAGAGATCCGCAATCAGGTGCCGGACATGGAGATCGAAATCTTCGTTCACGGCGCGCTGTGTATGGCCTATTCCGGCCGCTGCCTGCTCTCCGGCTACATCAACAAACGCGATCCAAACCAGGGCACCTGCACTAACGCCTGCCGCTGGGAATATAACGTCCAGGAAGGTAAAGAGGACGACGTCGGCAACATCGTGCATAAATATGAGCCGATTCCGGTGCAGAACGTGGAGCCGACGCTGGGCATCGGCGCGCCAACGGACAAGGTGTTTATGATTGAAGAGGCGCAGCGCCCGGGCGAATACATGACCGCGTTCGAAGACGAACACGGCACCTACATCATGAACTCGAAAGATCTGCGCGCCATTGCACACGTTGAGCGTTTGACGCATATGGGCGTTCACTCGCTGAAAATCGAAGGCCGCACCAAATCCTTCTACTACTGTGCCCGTACCGCGCAGGTTTATCGCAAAGCCATCGACGACGCCGCCGCCGGTAAACCGTTTGATACCAGCCTGCTGGAAACGCTGGAAGGGCTGGCGCATCGCGGTTATACCGAAGGTTTCCTGCGCCGTCACACCCATGACGATTATCAGAACTACGAATATGGTTATTCGGTTTCCGAGCGTCAGCAGTTTGTCGGCGAGTTCACCGGCGAGCGTAACGGCGCACTGGCCGCTGTAGCGGTGAAAAACAAGTTCAGCGTGGGCGACAGCCTTGAGCTGATGACACCGCAGGGCAACGTCAACTTTACGCTGGAGCACATGGAAAACGCGAAAGGTGAAACGATGCCGATCGCGCCGGGCGATGGTTACACCGTCTGGCTGCCGGTACCGGAAGAACTGGTGCTGGATTATGCACTTCTGATGCGTAATTTCGCGGGTCAAAGTACCCGCAACCCGCACGGTAAGTAG
- the yegS gene encoding lipid kinase YegS produces the protein MTTFPASLLILNGKGADNAPLRDAVTQLRNEGVEIHVRVTWEKGDAERYIDEARRLGVATVIAGGGDGTINEVATALIHCQGDDIPALGILPLGTANDFATSVGIPDEPDKALKLAIAGNDIAIDIAQVNDKTCFINMATGGFGTRITSETPERLKAALGGISYLIHGLMRMDTLKPDRCEIRGENFNWQGDALVIGIGNGRQAGGGQQLCPDALINDGLLNLRILTGEEILPALFSTLAKSGQSPNIIEGASSWLTISAPHDITFNLDGEPLSGREFRIEILPSALRCRLPPDCPLLK, from the coding sequence ATGACCACATTTCCCGCCAGTTTGCTGATTCTCAATGGTAAAGGCGCTGATAACGCCCCACTGCGTGATGCCGTAACCCAGTTGCGTAATGAAGGTGTGGAGATCCACGTTCGCGTGACCTGGGAAAAAGGCGATGCCGAACGTTATATTGACGAAGCCCGTCGGCTGGGCGTTGCTACCGTGATTGCCGGGGGCGGCGACGGCACCATTAATGAAGTCGCTACGGCGCTGATTCACTGTCAGGGCGATGATATTCCGGCGCTGGGCATTCTGCCGCTTGGCACTGCCAACGATTTTGCCACCAGCGTCGGCATTCCGGACGAACCGGATAAGGCGCTGAAACTCGCCATCGCCGGTAACGATATCGCCATTGATATCGCCCAGGTGAATGACAAAACCTGTTTTATCAATATGGCAACGGGTGGCTTTGGTACCCGCATCACCAGTGAAACCCCGGAAAGACTTAAAGCCGCGCTGGGCGGTATTTCATACCTGATTCATGGATTAATGCGCATGGACACGCTCAAGCCAGACCGCTGCGAAATTCGCGGTGAAAACTTTAACTGGCAGGGCGATGCGCTGGTGATTGGCATCGGCAACGGCCGTCAGGCCGGTGGCGGGCAGCAATTGTGCCCTGATGCGCTGATCAATGATGGTTTGCTTAACCTGCGGATCCTGACGGGCGAGGAAATCCTCCCCGCCCTGTTCAGCACGCTGGCGAAATCCGGGCAGAGTCCGAATATTATCGAAGGCGCGTCATCATGGCTGACGATTAGCGCCCCCCATGACATCACCTTCAACCTTGACGGCGAACCGCTCAGCGGTCGCGAATTCCGCATTGAAATTCTGCCGTCAGCGTTACGCTGCCGGTTGCCGCCGGACTGCCCGCTACTGAAGTAA
- the fbaB gene encoding class I fructose-bisphosphate aldolase: protein MTDIAQLLGKDADSLLQHRCMTISADQLYLPGHDYVDRVMIDNNRPPAVLRNMQTLYNTGRLAGTGYLSILPVDQGVEHSAGASFAANPLYFDPKNIVELAIEAGCNCVASTYGVLASVSRRYAHRIPFLVKLNHNETLSYPTTYDQTLYASVEQAFNMGAVAVGATIYFGSVESRRQIEEISAAFERAHELGMVTVLWAYLRNPDFKKDGVDYHVSADLTGQANHLAATIGADIVKQKMAENNGGYKAVNFGYTDDRVYSKLTSENPIDLVRYQLANCYMGRAGLINSGGAAGGETDLTDAVRTAVINKRAGGMGLILGRKAFKKTMTDGVKLINAVQDVYLDAKVTIA from the coding sequence ATGACTGATATTGCGCAATTGCTTGGCAAAGACGCCGACAGCCTGTTACAGCACCGTTGTATGACCATTTCCGCTGACCAGCTGTATCTGCCGGGTCATGATTACGTTGACCGTGTGATGATTGATAATAATCGTCCCCCGGCGGTACTGCGAAATATGCAGACGCTGTATAACACGGGCCGTCTGGCCGGGACAGGCTATCTGTCCATTTTGCCGGTGGATCAGGGCGTGGAACACTCTGCTGGCGCCTCGTTTGCCGCCAACCCGCTCTATTTTGATCCGAAGAATATTGTCGAACTGGCGATTGAAGCCGGGTGTAACTGTGTGGCCTCCACCTACGGCGTGCTGGCGTCGGTGTCCCGCCGTTACGCGCATCGCATTCCATTTCTGGTAAAACTTAACCACAACGAAACCCTGAGCTACCCAACCACCTATGACCAGACCCTCTATGCCAGCGTTGAGCAGGCGTTCAACATGGGCGCGGTGGCGGTAGGGGCGACAATCTATTTTGGCTCTGTCGAATCACGTCGCCAGATTGAAGAGATTTCTGCGGCGTTTGAGCGCGCGCATGAACTGGGCATGGTGACCGTGCTGTGGGCCTATCTGCGTAACCCGGACTTTAAGAAAGACGGTGTCGATTACCACGTTTCTGCTGATTTAACCGGTCAGGCGAACCATCTGGCGGCGACCATTGGCGCAGATATCGTGAAACAGAAAATGGCGGAAAACAACGGCGGCTATAAAGCGGTGAACTTCGGCTATACCGATGACCGGGTGTACAGCAAGCTGACCAGTGAAAACCCGATCGATCTGGTGCGTTATCAACTGGCGAACTGCTATATGGGGCGCGCCGGGCTGATCAACTCCGGCGGTGCCGCGGGCGGCGAGACCGATCTCACTGATGCGGTACGGACGGCGGTGATCAACAAACGCGCGGGCGGCATGGGGCTGATTCTGGGCCGTAAAGCGTTCAAGAAAACCATGACCGACGGCGTGAAGCTGATCAATGCCGTGCAGGATGTTTATCTCGACGCGAAAGTGACTATCGCCTGA